CCTAAGGCCGAGCTCGTCAAAACCCCTCTCAAGAAAATCCACGCTCTGGTGCCTCTCAAAACGCTTCAGCCTGATCTCCAGGTGGGGCCTCCCAAAGAGCGCCGAGCCCGGGTCATGAAGCCTCAGAAAGTCCTCCAGCAGGCCAACCTCCGAGCCCGTCAGCACAAAGCTCACGTTCTCAAGCTCGTCGATGGCCCACGCGATGAGCTCGGGGTAGCGGGAATTCGAAAATCGCAGGTACTGGGCCTCGTCTATCGCGATGACAAAGCGCTCTCCGAGGGAGTTTATGCGCTCAAGGAGGCCGTAGAGGTTTACTCCCCTCTCGACCTCAACCTCAACGCCGAATCCAAGGAGGCGCACGCCCCTGATGCTTCTCGCTAGCTCCCTGGCCCGCTCCTTTCCCGACCTCTTCAGGAACCCCTCGAGGATGAGCTTTGCCAGGGCCTCCCTCGGCACGTTGCCGAACTCGGAATAGACCTTTCTCGCGTCGATCTTGACGCTTCCGTAGGGTAGTTCGTTCAAAGCAACGTTCAGGAGTGAGCTCTTTCCAAGGCGCCTGATTCCGAGGATCGTAACGAGGCCAAGGACCTTCCTCAGGCCGTCCTCAACACGCTCAAGCTCATCTCTTCTGTCGTACAGTTCTTCCCTTCTGGTCTTCGGCCTCGGGTTGAAGAGCATACCCCCCACCAGTTACTGGTGGGGGGCCTTCCTTAAAAAGGTGATGGGAAGAGAAAGTTCACCCGCTCTTCCCATAAATCTCGTTCAGTGCCTTCAGGAACTCGCTGGCGGTAACCACGTCCCTCACGTCGATGTGCTCGTTCTTGGTGTGGGAGATGTCGAGGTTTCCGGGGCCGAACACTATGGTTCTGGTTCCGTTGTACATGAAGTTTATGGCATCGGTCCAGCTCCTCATCCCGCCGAACTCGTCTATCTCCGTGACTTCCATCGCCTTCTTCGCCAGCTGAACTATCTCCTCGTCCGGCTCCAGCCGGTAGCCGTCCCATATCTCGGTGTACTCGTACTTCAGCGTGTACTCGTCGAATATCGGGTCGAGCAGGTCGAGTATGTCCTCTACCTCCTGCTCGGGCAGAAGCCTCGCCTCAAGCCTTCCCCTGCAGAGGGCGGGGATTAAGTAGACCGGGTTCTCACAGACCAGCTCCTGGATTCCGATGTGAGGGTCGAAGAACTCGCCCCTGGCCTTGAAGGGCTCGAGCTTCTTCATCTCCTCCAGCATCTTGTAGGTCTCCTCTATCGCGTTCACCCCGCTCTCGGGGCACGCTCCGTGGGCCTCTTTGCCGTCCACCTCGAAGTAGGCCTCGATGTTGCCCGCGTGGGCTATGTGAACCTCCAGGTCGGTCGGTTCCAAAACGACGGCCATCTTTGGCTTGTAGCGCTCCATGAAGAGCGCACTCCCTTGGCCGCCCAGCTCCTCGTCGCTGACGAAGACTATGCCGACGTTGAGTTCCTTCCCTTCCCTGCGGAGGTTCTCCAGCATGAGGAGTATAGCCGCCGCCCCGCCCTTGATGTCGCTCGCTCCGGTTCCGTAGACGATGTTGCCCCTCACGAAGGGCTCCGCGCGAATCGGTATCGTGTCGATGTGAACCTCATAGAAGAGCTCGGCCTCGGGGTTGACGACGAGGTCGATGATCTGCCCGTCGCTCTCGATATGGACGTCGTAGTTCAGTTTGTGGAGGAACTCCATTATGTGGAGCATTATCCTGTCTTCCTCCCCGGATGGGGAGGGTATCTTCAAAAGCTGAAGGAGTATCTCCTTCGCGCGCTCGGTTTTCATTTGGGTCACCTAATTCAACCTCCGCGGTTGAGTTTATAAACATCCCCCGCGTAATTCGAGGGGGTGATGAAGAGTTTGACCCCTCCCGACGGGGTTTGCCCTCCGTATGAGGAGGCGGTCCTCCCTCGAGCCCCTTTTGGAGGTGAAAGCGTGAGGATAAGCTCCATCGAGGAGTTCCCCCGCGAGATAGTGCCCGTTGAGATTCCTCCCCACACCACGATGCTGAGGGGCATAGGCTGGGACTCGAACGTCTACCTGGTGAGGGACGGGAGAGAGGCCCTCGTAGTGGACACCGGCACCGGCGTTAACTGGCACGTCTACGCTGAAATCTGGGAGAGGGAAGGTCTCCTCAACGGCGTTGAGAGGGTCACGATATTCAACACCCACGAGCACTTCGACCACGTGGGCGGGAACATGGCCCTGGCGGACTGGCTGAAGAGGAAGGGCATTGAGGTTCTCTTCGCCGCCCACGAAGCCACGGCAAAAACGCTGGAGAAGGGAGACGACTACGTGATTCTGGCCTACTCCTACGGAAGGAGGTTTGAACCGCAGAAGGTTGATCTCCACATGAGGGAGGGCGATGCGCTCAAGGTCGGCTCACTGGAGCTTGAGCTGATTCACACGCCCGGCCACACGGCGGGAAGTTCGTGCCTTTACCTGGACGATGGTGAGACGAGGGTGATGTTCACAGGGGATACAGTCTTCAACGGCACGGTTGGAAGGACGGATCTGCCGACAGGGAACGGCTGGAAACTTCAGGAGAGCCTCGAAAGGCTCAGGGATTACGACGTTGATTTCGGTCTTCCTGGACACGGATGGGTCATAAAGGACTGGAGAGAGAACATCGATGAAATCCTGGGGTGGCTCTGATGCGGAAGGGCTCCGTGAAGGAGGTTCTCGCGAAGCTCAAGTACGACCCGAGGGAGGACGAAGGGGACTACTACATCGTTATCGAACATCGCGGGGCCTACGGGGATATAAAAAAGATCCCCGTCGAGATGATAGAGCTCGGTCACGGCTACTTCTTTGTCGGGGACGCCCAGATACCCTACCACCGCATTCTGAGGGTCGTTAGAAAAGATGGAGAGGTAATATGGGAGACCAGAAAGGACAGGAGGGGAGAGAGTGATTGATGCCCACGCCCACTTCGAGTTTTACAAGAAGGACGCACCGAAGATCATAAAGGAGTGCCGGAAGGATCTCGCCGCTGTGGTGGACTCAATCACCGAGTACAGGAAAACCCACGTCTGGAAGAGCTGGGAGATGCTCAGGCCGTACTTCGGCTTCATCTTCCCCACCCTTGGGTACCATCCGAACGAGGCCAGAAGGGGCAACTGGGAGAAGGTGAAGCGGGTTGAGGAGTTCATACTGAACCACAGGAACGAGATAGTGGCGATAGGAGAGATAGGGCTCGACTACCACTACGCGGAAAACGAAAGGCAGCGGGAGAACCAAAAGGAAATTTTCCGGTATTTTCTGGAGTTTGCCGCCGAACTCGACCTCCCGGTTGTCATACACGCCAGAGAGGCCGAAAGGGAGGCCTTTGAGATGGTTCAGCGCGCGGGCGTTAGGGCGTACTTCCACTCCTTCGCCGGGAGCGTTGAGCTGGCGGGGGAGATAGCGGAAAACGGGCACCCCATCGGGATAAACACGGGGATAGTTTTCATCCCAGAGGTAATGGCGGCGGCGAAGGCAGTTGAAGTCGAAAACATGCTGGTGGAAACGGACGCTCCCTACATGAGTCCCATCAAGGGGGAGAGAAACAGACCGTGCAACGTCCGCGTTGCCATTGAAGAGGTGGCAAAGCTTAAGGGCATGGAGTTTGAGGAAGTCGAGAGGGTCACCGAGAGGAACGCGGTGAGGTTCTTCAATCTGAGGCTGTGAGGTGATGGTATGGCGATCGATATACCCGAGGTGACGGAGGTCAGGAACCTGCTGGAAGAGCTTGGAGAGGGGGCGCTAATAGCGAGGCTCGATTCGTTCGTGACCCTCAACGAGGGGCTTGAGAGCAAGAAGGGCGAGGACTTCATAAAGGTCTCGATACTCGGCTTCTTGGAGGGCATAACCACGACCCTTATGATGAAATACCCCGAGAACGAGCGTGTGGCCGGGCTCCACGAGCGGATACGGGCCAGGCGGGCGGAGCTGGACGAACTTTTCAGAAAGCCGGCGATGCAGAACCTGAGGTAAGTCAGCCAGCCAAAAAAGGTGCACACCGGGGGGCGCATACGTCCCGGGATGCCTTGCTGTATATTTTCCAACATTTCGCAGCCTCACCAAAAGCCTATTATACCTTAAACTCGTTATATGAAGTATACGTATCCGACACAGGAGGGGCCCTAACTGTTGCCTCCAATCAAGGCCCCTCTAATCACCCTCACACACCCGACAGCTAGGGTCTCTTCTTCGAGAAGGTGAGAAAATGAGAAAAAGGGTTATATTTCTTATTTACCTCCTCTTAGCCTCCTATCTAAACGTGGGCTTCGTCGGCGTTTCCCATGTTGTCGGGGCCCAGGAAACGTACGTTTTTCAGGACGACTTCAACGACAACAGCCTCGATACGGATAAGTGGACAGAGGATGTTGTCGGTAGCGGGAACAGCTACACCGAAGCAAACGGAGAAGCCCAATTCATTACCTATGGGCATCAGGGAATCGAGAACGGGCATGCGTTCCTTCGGAGCTCTATGATTCCCATAAACAACTGGAGTTACGTTATCTTCTCGGGAAGCTGGAAGTTCACAGATCCGGGAACAGCAGAGATGTGGTTCAGGATTTATGACACTAACTCTGGCAACTACATCGGTGTACGCTATGTCAGCTGGCCAGCGGATAAGATAACATACGACCGGCCTGAGGGCTCGATAACGAACTATAGAGCCATTCCCAGAGATTACGTCACATTCAAGGTAGTTCTCTACAAGGATCACTTCGAATACTGGGAGGGCGGGAGTTTGGTCAAGACAGTGCCAACCACAGGCCTGGAGAACGCAACAAACTTCCAGCTGGTTATAGGAGGCTGGGACTATTCTTCCATCTACTCCCACATGTACTTTGACAACGCCGCGGTTGAGTACGAGCCGGCCCTTCCGGAGGACGAGCCCCTTGAGGTGACCATCGTTTCCCCGGAGGAAAGGGAGTACGACACGTCCGTGATAGACCTGAACGTCACCGCCAACAAGCCGGTTGATGAGTGGCGCTACTCGCTCAACAGTGGAGAGAACGTGACGTTCACCCCGAACACCACCATAACGGCGCCGAACGGGGAGAACCTCCTCGTGGTATACGCCCTGGCCGGCGACGAGAGAGGAATGGCTCAGGTGAACTTCTATGTGAACGCGAGCGAGGAAGACACAACTCCGCCGGGAACCGTTGAGAACCTCACCCACGAGGTTGGGACCGACTATATACACTGGACGTGGAAGAACCCGGAGGATGAGGACTTCGAGACTGCCCTCGTTTACATCGACGGGGAGTTTCAGGGCGAGACCGACGAGGGTGAGTGGTGGCTCGACGAGCTGTCACCGGGCGAGACCCATACGATTGGAATCCTCACGAGGGATTATTCCGGGAACGTGAACACCACCTGGGTGAACGACACGGCAACGACGCTCACACCGGCCGAAACCGTCTACGTAAACGAGAGCGGCTGGTGGTACGAGGGAGGCGAGCTGAACCCCAGCGAGACCCCGCTCCAGGACGGCATAGACGGGGCTGTCAAGGGCGGGACGGTAATGGTCCTCGCCGGGACGTACCCGGAGAGCGTCGAGGTGGACAAGCCCCTGACCGTGGAAACGGGCGAAAATGCCCGCGTAACCGGCGACGGCTCCGAATGGGAGAACGGGAAAAAGCCGGTCTTCTACGTGAGTTCGGACAACGTCACGCTGAGGGGGTTTGAGATAGACTCGTCGGTTTCCAACATCGGGGTCTGGCTCGATGACGTGGGGAACTGCACGGTCGAGAACAACAATATCATCATAAGGGAGGCCGGGGAGAGCGAGCGCTACGGAATCTACCTCAGCTACGGTGGAAATCACGTGGTCAGGAACAACGAGGTGAGCGTCTCGGGCTTCCAGGGGGTCGGAATCTACGTCTACGAGACGGACGGCGAAAGCGACGTTTACGGGAACACCGTTGTAACTGAGGGCGACAGCGCCGATGGGATAGAGGTGTTCTACTCCTCGGCACGGGTTTACGACAACACGGTCTCGATAAGCGGCGTGGGGGAAACCCCCGGCTACGCGCTCTATCTGTACCTGGCGGAAGATTCCTCGATAGACAACAACGGACTGACGACCAACCTGTCGGAGGAGAACGCGTGGGCGATACTCGTTATCGGGGAGTTCAAAGGTTCGCTGAGCGGAAACAGGATAAACGGAGTACAGACTGAGATAGTCTGCCCTGAAAACTGTCTCCTGAGGGGTGTTTCGCCGGAGAACAGACCCGCTCCCCCGGAGGGCTACGGGGACGTTGGGGAGTACCTGGAGATAGACGCCGATTCCTGGCTCCATCTGGGCCTTTACTACGACGATTCATCGCTGGGAGGCCTCAGAGAGGACACCCTGGAGATATGGCGCTTCAATGAGGACTGGACGCTCGATGGGACGAGCGGAGGGAGCCTGGACACATCGAAGAACCTTGTCGAAGCGAACCTGACGCAGTTCAGCATCTTTGCCCCGCTGGCCCAGGAGGAGAACGACGTTACGCCTCCGGTTCTGACCTTCGTTGAGCCGACTCCAGAGAATGGTGCCCTCATCGGATACTCCCATGTAGTTATCAACGTCACCTCGAACGAGAACCTAAGTGAAGCCCTCATCGAGTTCGATGGAGCAAACCACACCATGCTCGGCTCCGGGAGGAACTGGCACTACGAGGCCGACGTTTCGGACGGGGTTCACACTTTCAAAGCTTACGGGACTAACTTAGCTGGCAACAACGGAACGAGCGAGGGACGGAGCTTTGAGGTTGACACGAAGGCACCGGAATACTCGGAGGTTGGGCAGGACAAAGCTGGAATCCCACCCGGAGGGGAGCTTCACGTTCACGCCCTCTGGAGCGACCCGCATCTCAGCTACGCGAGGCTCGTCACGAACGCAACCGAGGGAGGGGCATGGGACTGGATAGACGATACCTTCTTCGAGGGGAGCGAGGGATGGAGCAACTTCACGATTTCAACCGAGGGGCTTGATCCGGGTCTCTACTGCTGGCGCATAGAAGCATCGGACTCCCTGGAGCACTGGAACTCGACCCCAACCGAGTGCTTCCGGCTTTATGAGCCG
The DNA window shown above is from Thermococcus sp. JdF3 and carries:
- a CDS encoding ATP-binding protein; the encoded protein is MLFNPRPKTRREELYDRRDELERVEDGLRKVLGLVTILGIRRLGKSSLLNVALNELPYGSVKIDARKVYSEFGNVPREALAKLILEGFLKRSGKERARELARSIRGVRLLGFGVEVEVERGVNLYGLLERINSLGERFVIAIDEAQYLRFSNSRYPELIAWAIDELENVSFVLTGSEVGLLEDFLRLHDPGSALFGRPHLEIRLKRFERHQSVDFLERGFDELGLRVSREEIDEAVDELDGIVGWLTLYGYNRYLGLGHSRALQRLKEDAKRLILAEFSRLRELSHRYELAMRAVANGKHRWKEIKETVEILEGKRIDDKNFSNVLSNLVRYGYLEKTVDGYVIPDPLVELAFR
- a CDS encoding M20/M25/M40 family metallo-hydrolase, yielding MKTERAKEILLQLLKIPSPSGEEDRIMLHIMEFLHKLNYDVHIESDGQIIDLVVNPEAELFYEVHIDTIPIRAEPFVRGNIVYGTGASDIKGGAAAILLMLENLRREGKELNVGIVFVSDEELGGQGSALFMERYKPKMAVVLEPTDLEVHIAHAGNIEAYFEVDGKEAHGACPESGVNAIEETYKMLEEMKKLEPFKARGEFFDPHIGIQELVCENPVYLIPALCRGRLEARLLPEQEVEDILDLLDPIFDEYTLKYEYTEIWDGYRLEPDEEIVQLAKKAMEVTEIDEFGGMRSWTDAINFMYNGTRTIVFGPGNLDISHTKNEHIDVRDVVTASEFLKALNEIYGKSG
- a CDS encoding MBL fold metallo-hydrolase, whose amino-acid sequence is MRISSIEEFPREIVPVEIPPHTTMLRGIGWDSNVYLVRDGREALVVDTGTGVNWHVYAEIWEREGLLNGVERVTIFNTHEHFDHVGGNMALADWLKRKGIEVLFAAHEATAKTLEKGDDYVILAYSYGRRFEPQKVDLHMREGDALKVGSLELELIHTPGHTAGSSCLYLDDGETRVMFTGDTVFNGTVGRTDLPTGNGWKLQESLERLRDYDVDFGLPGHGWVIKDWRENIDEILGWL
- a CDS encoding DUF504 domain-containing protein gives rise to the protein MRKGSVKEVLAKLKYDPREDEGDYYIVIEHRGAYGDIKKIPVEMIELGHGYFFVGDAQIPYHRILRVVRKDGEVIWETRKDRRGESD
- a CDS encoding YchF/TatD family DNA exonuclease, producing MIDAHAHFEFYKKDAPKIIKECRKDLAAVVDSITEYRKTHVWKSWEMLRPYFGFIFPTLGYHPNEARRGNWEKVKRVEEFILNHRNEIVAIGEIGLDYHYAENERQRENQKEIFRYFLEFAAELDLPVVIHAREAEREAFEMVQRAGVRAYFHSFAGSVELAGEIAENGHPIGINTGIVFIPEVMAAAKAVEVENMLVETDAPYMSPIKGERNRPCNVRVAIEEVAKLKGMEFEEVERVTERNAVRFFNLRL
- a CDS encoding DUF3216 domain-containing protein, which gives rise to MAIDIPEVTEVRNLLEELGEGALIARLDSFVTLNEGLESKKGEDFIKVSILGFLEGITTTLMMKYPENERVAGLHERIRARRAELDELFRKPAMQNLR